Proteins encoded in a region of the Vicia villosa cultivar HV-30 ecotype Madison, WI unplaced genomic scaffold, Vvil1.0 ctg.000587F_1_1, whole genome shotgun sequence genome:
- the LOC131629627 gene encoding chalcone--flavanone isomerase 2-like, which produces MSAASSITAIHVENIEFPAVVTSPATGKSYFLGGAGERGLTINGTFIKFTCIGVYLEDKAVESLATKWKGKPSEELLHTLDFYRDIISGPFEKLIRGSKIKELGGPEYSKKVMENCVAHLKSVGTYGDAEVEAMQKFAQAFKNVNFPPGASVFYRQSPHGILGLSFSKDISIPEKEDTVIKNKAVSSAVLETMIGEHAVSPDLKRCLAARLPALLDEGTFKIGN; this is translated from the exons ATGTCTGCAGCATCATCCATCACCGCTATCCACGTGGAGAACATTGAGTTCCCAGCGGTGGTAACCTCTCCGGCCACCGGCAAATCATATTTCCTCGGCGGTGCAGGTGAGAGAGGGTTAACTATCAATGGAACTTTCATCAAGTTCACTTGCATTGGAGTATATTTGGAGGACAAAGCAGTAGAATCTCTTGCCACTAAATGGAAGGGTAAACCCTCAGAAGAGTTGCTTCATACTCTTGACTTCTACAGAGACATCATTTCAG GTCCTTTTGAGAAGTTAATAAGAGGATCAAAGATTAAGGAACTGGGTGGTCCTGAGTACTCAAAGAAGGTAATGGAGAACTGTGTGGCACATTTGAAATCTGTTGGAACATATGGAGATGCAGAAGTTGAAGCTATGCAAAAATTTGCTCAAGCTTTCAAGAATGTTAATTTTCCACCTGGTGCTTCAGTTTTTTACAGGCAATCACCTCATGGAATATTAGGG CTAAGTTTCTCAAAAGATATAAGTATACCAGAAAAGGAGGATACAGTTATAAAGAACAAAGCAGTTTCATCTGCAGTGTTGGAAACTATGATTGGTGAGCATGCTGTTTCACCTGATTTGAAGCGTTGTTTGGCTGCAAGATTACCTGCATTGCTGGATGAGGGTACTTTCAAGATTGGAAATTGA